One genomic region from Xiphophorus couchianus chromosome 21, X_couchianus-1.0, whole genome shotgun sequence encodes:
- the bco1 gene encoding beta,beta-carotene 15,15'-dioxygenase, which translates to MDYSKNATERPEPFKAEVKGTIPNWLQGTLLRNGPGIFSVGETSYDHWFDGMSLMTSFSFKDGEMTHSSRFLRSDTYNSNMSANRIVVSEMGTMAYPDPSKNFIVKAITFLNHTVPDFTDNGSSNIIKYGGDYYATSETNYIRKIDPVTLETQDKVDYMKYLPVNLATSHPHYDKEGNAYNIGISIAEKGKTKYILFKVPAVSPKDKGKTVPALKNVEAISTVSCRSLFTPSYCHSIGFTDNYIIFVEQPFKLDILKMATAYMRGVNWSSCMKFCPDENTLIHVIDKRTGKEVEMKFNTGPMVMYHHVNAFEDEGHVVFDVIAYNDSKLYDMFYLKNLKHDASSQSSEYSKPSFRRFALPVKSDKGIRVGENLVKLNYTTASAVKEKEGKCTCQSEVLCEGFELPRINYDFNAKKYKFAYGNIVEKSALSKQVAKFDTETKTMLYWNEENCWPSEPVFVPRPNGESEDDGVVLSSVINSNPGQSGFLVILDGKTFKEVARAYVNAELYKDMHGIFIPKGN; encoded by the exons ATGGACTACTCCAAAAACGCAACAGAGAGACCAGAGCCGTTCAAGGCGGAAGTTAAAG GTACGATTCCAAATTGGCTGCAAGGAACTCTGCTGCGTAACGGACCTGGGATTTTCTCTGTGGGGGAAACCAGCTATGATCACTGGTTTGACGGGATGTCCTTAATGACCAGCTTCTCATTCAAGGACG GAGAGATGACCCATAGCAGCAGATTCCTTAGAAGTGACACCTACAACTCTAACATGAGTGCAAACAGAATAGTGGTGTCTGAAATGGGGACAATGGCATATCCAGACCCAAGCAAAAACTTTATTGTAAA GGCGATCACTTTCCTGAACCACACGGTGCCAGACTTTACCGACAATGGTTCTAGCAACATCATAAAATACGGAGGTGACTATTATGCCACTTCTGAAACCAACTACATCCGCAAAATTGATCCGGTTACCCTTGAGACTCAAGACAAG GTAGATTACATGAAGTACCTGCCAGTTAATCTGGCTACATCTCATCCGCACTATGACAAAGAAGGCAATGCCTACAACATTGGAATTTCGATAGCAGAGAAGGGAAAGACCAAATACATCCTGTTCAAAGTCCCTGCTGTTTCACCTAAAG ACAAAGGCAAGACTGTTCCTGCTCTGAAGAATGTGGAGGCGATTTCCACTGTTTCCTGCCGGTCTCTTTTCACACCGAGCTACTGCCACAGCATTGGCTTCACAGACAATTACATCATCTTCGTCGAGCAGCCTTTCAAGTTGGACATCCTCAAGATGGCCACTGCCTACATGAGGGGAGTCAACTGGTCGAGCTGCATGAAGTTCTGCCCTGATGAAAAT ACTCTGATCCACGTGATCGACAAAAGAACTGGCAAAGAGGTTGAAATGAAATTCAACACTGGGCCAATGGTCATGTATCATCATGTGAATGCCTTTGAAGATGAAGGCCATGTGGTGTTTGATGTCATCGCCTACAATGACAGCAAGCTTTATGACATGTTCTACCTGAAAAACCTAAAACATGATGCTAGTTCTCAAAGCAGCGAGTACTCCAAACCAAGTTTCAGAAGATTCGCACTTCCTGTCAAGTCGGACAAG GGCATTAGGGTTGGAGAAAATCTTGTGAAACTCAATTACACAACAGCCAGTGCTGTAAAGGAGAAAGAGGGCAAATGCACATGCCAGTCAGAGGTGCTCTGTGAAG GTTTTGAATTACCCAGGATCAATTATGATTTCAATGCAAAAAAGTACAAGTTTGCCTATGGGAACATTGTGGAAAAATCTGCATTGTCAAAACAG GTTGCAAAATTTGACACAGAGACAAAGACTATGCTTTACTGGAATGAAGAAAACTGCTGGCCATCAGAGCCAGTTTTTGTTCCCAGACCAAATGGAGAGTCAGAGGACGATG GAGTGGTCCTGTCGTCTGTCATCAACTCCAATCCAGGCCAGTCTGGTTTTCTTGTGATCCTCGACGGAAAAACATTCAAGGAAGTTGCCAGGGCGTATGTCAACGCTGAGCTCTACAAGGATATGCATGGAATTTTTATTCCAAAAGGGAACTAA
- the pkia gene encoding cAMP-dependent protein kinase inhibitor alpha → MTDVEATYEDFIASRRSGRRNAIHEIPGDPGAQEAADLSQTLAQLNINKSGDEEVDAEKGQGDSAKEEETKAEDS, encoded by the exons ATGACGGATGTGGAGGCCACTTACGAGGACTTCATCGCTTCTCGACGATCCGGCCGCAGGAACGCCATCCACGAGATCCCAGGAGACCCGGGAGCGCAGGAGGCCGCTGACCTGTCCCAGACTCTGGCACAGCTTAACATCAACAAATCTG GGGATGAGGAAGTGGACGCAGAGAAAGGCCAGGGCGATTCAGCAAAAGAAGAGGAGACTAAAGCTGAAGACTCCTAA
- the zc2hc1a gene encoding zinc finger C2HC domain-containing protein 1A isoform X1: MEEFQDGQAPGEELSQCKTCARFFFPSVLEKHARICQKSAAKRRKVFDSSRQRAEGTDIPVLKPLKPVSQTSAAAQKAEPPKKPSNWRKKHEDFIATIQAAKAATLAMREGAPLPPPPPPTYDPDYIQCPYCQRRFNENAADRHINFCREQAARMPNKNKLVDAKKTPLRTQFKPPGPVKKTTPPGTSTLPSTSSRVPQRPLGQSAVSPPGKTNSSSPGRRNISGIPSPPSGVGNKAKGVSSGYGGVCGGVKNSQFGIGANKKKADTNMSGNDVNVGNGGMKSKFCHACGAKYPVDSANFCCECGIRRMCI; encoded by the exons ATGGAAGAATTTCAAG ATGGTCAGGCTCCTGGTGAGGAACTGTCTCAGTGCAAAACCTGTGCAAGATTTTTCTTCCCCAGTGTCCTG GAGAAACATGCTAGAATTTGCCAAAAGTCAGCGGCTAAAAGGAGAAAAGTTTTCGATTCGAGCCGGCAGAGAGCTGAGGGCACAGACATCCCCGTACTAAAACCGTTAAAACCAGTG TCACAAACCTCAGCTGCCGCACAGAAA GCCGAACCTCCGAAGAAGCCCTCCAACTGGCGCAAGAAACACGAGGACTTCATCGCCACCATTCAAGCTGCCAAGGCCGCCACTCTGGCAATGAGGGAGGGGGCACCTCTACCCCCGCCTCCTCCTCCGACTTACGATCCAG ATTACATCCAGTGTCCTTACTGTCAGCGGAGGTTCAATGAAAATGCCGCTGACAGACACATCAATTTCTGCCGGGAGCAAGCCGCCCGCATGCCCAATAAAAACAAGCTGGTAGATGCCAAGAAGACTCCGCTTCGCACACAG TTTAAGCCTCCTGGTCCTGTAAAGAAAACAACCCCTCCTGGTACATCAACACTTCCCTCGACTTCTTCTCGTGTGCCCCAGAGGCCCCTGGGACAGTCCGCTG TAAGCCCGCCAGGTAAGACAAACTCATCAAGCCCAGGGAGGAGGAATATCTCTGGAATCCCAAGCCCACCTTCAGG TGTGGGAAATAAGGCCAAAGGTGTAAGCTCAGGCTACGGaggtgtgtgtggaggtgtgaaGAACTCTCAGTTTGGAATAGGagccaacaaaaagaaagctgaCACCAACATGTCCGG GAATGACGTCAACGTCGGTAACGGCGGCATGAAGAGCAAGTTCTGCCACGCCTGTGGTGCCAAGTACCCCGTTGACTCTGCTAATTTCTGCTGTGAATGTGGGATTCGGAGGATGTGCATCTGA
- the LOC114137168 gene encoding uncharacterized protein LOC114137168: MFYTGQQKAGFCTISESKRQDAAAIWTYMDQILTDIHIRYPAINTIHFWSDGPSKQYKNKKNFFLLCVVPQRLGFEKATWNFFPTSHGKGAPDGIGATVKRCADSIVLRGQDIIDGKLFFDKVSNSLSGVKLQFVTNEDFQSYDSLLLQTLKSIPGTRNIHQVLAQGNVIHCRFLSCFCGEPQICKCFSPTIHSFGNTTQDPDVHESSTTAKVQNPLEMLMEEMEKEPSKTPKGTTTLIDPCDVQSEDWLVVMYDGKWWLAKALQIDKEHEDVQVEFFHPHGPTLSFKQKQGRRDICFVPFSDVLVRLRKPSSPVRTSSTRGVYRISPAVMDFIEGEYVTRLLPGD; this comes from the coding sequence ATGTTCTACACTGGGCAACAAAAAGCAGGATTCTGCACAATCTCGGAGTCAAAGCGTCAGGATGCTGCAGCCATATGGACCTATATGGATCAAATCCTCACAGATATTCACATCAGATATCCGGCTATAAACACTATCCACTTTTGGTCTGATGGTCCAagcaaacaatataaaaataagaagaacttctttctcctctgtgttgTCCCGCAACGTCTGGGATTTGAGAAAGCTACATGGAATTTCTTCCCAACATCACATGGCAAAGGCGCTCCAGATGGCATTGGGGCGACGGTGAAGAGATGTGCTGACAGTATTGTGCTGAGAGGTCAGGATATCATAGATGGCAAATTATTCTTTGACAAGGTGTCCAACAGCTTAAGTGGTGTCAAGCTGCAATTTGTGACAAATGAAGATTTTCAGTCTTATGACTCTCTCCTCCTGCAAACCCTGAAATCAATTCCAGGAACAAGAAACATTCACCAAGTGCTAGCTCAGGGGAATGTCATCCATTGTAGGttcctttcatgtttttgcGGAGAGCCACAGATTTGCAAGTGCTTCAGTCCCACCATTCACTCTTTTGGCAACACAACACAGGACCCAGATGTCCATGAAAGTTCAACCACTGCTAAAGTTCAAAATCCTCTGGAAATGCTGATGGAGGAAATGGAGAAGGAGCCGAGCAAGACACCTAAAGGAACAACAACCCTGATAGATCCTTGTGATGTCCAAAGTGAAGACTGGCTTGTTGTGATGTATGATGGAAAATGGTGGCTGGCTAAAGCCTTACAAATTGACAAAGAGCACGAAGATGTACAAGTGGAATTTTTTCATCCTCATGGACCAACTCTTAGCTTCAAGCAAAAACAAGGTCGTCGGGATATCTGCTTTGTGCCATTTTCGGATGTCCTAGTTAGGCTGAGAAAACCATCCTCACCAGTCCGCACAAGCAGCACCAGGGGTGTATACCGCATTTCACCAGCTGttatggattttattgaagGAGAATATGTGACACGTCTATTGCCTGGGGATTaa
- the zc2hc1a gene encoding zinc finger C2HC domain-containing protein 1A isoform X2, whose amino-acid sequence MEEFQDGQAPGEELSQCKTCARFFFPSVLEKHARICQKSAAKRRKVFDSSRQRAEGTDIPVLKPLKPVAEPPKKPSNWRKKHEDFIATIQAAKAATLAMREGAPLPPPPPPTYDPDYIQCPYCQRRFNENAADRHINFCREQAARMPNKNKLVDAKKTPLRTQFKPPGPVKKTTPPGTSTLPSTSSRVPQRPLGQSAVSPPGKTNSSSPGRRNISGIPSPPSGVGNKAKGVSSGYGGVCGGVKNSQFGIGANKKKADTNMSGNDVNVGNGGMKSKFCHACGAKYPVDSANFCCECGIRRMCI is encoded by the exons ATGGAAGAATTTCAAG ATGGTCAGGCTCCTGGTGAGGAACTGTCTCAGTGCAAAACCTGTGCAAGATTTTTCTTCCCCAGTGTCCTG GAGAAACATGCTAGAATTTGCCAAAAGTCAGCGGCTAAAAGGAGAAAAGTTTTCGATTCGAGCCGGCAGAGAGCTGAGGGCACAGACATCCCCGTACTAAAACCGTTAAAACCAGTG GCCGAACCTCCGAAGAAGCCCTCCAACTGGCGCAAGAAACACGAGGACTTCATCGCCACCATTCAAGCTGCCAAGGCCGCCACTCTGGCAATGAGGGAGGGGGCACCTCTACCCCCGCCTCCTCCTCCGACTTACGATCCAG ATTACATCCAGTGTCCTTACTGTCAGCGGAGGTTCAATGAAAATGCCGCTGACAGACACATCAATTTCTGCCGGGAGCAAGCCGCCCGCATGCCCAATAAAAACAAGCTGGTAGATGCCAAGAAGACTCCGCTTCGCACACAG TTTAAGCCTCCTGGTCCTGTAAAGAAAACAACCCCTCCTGGTACATCAACACTTCCCTCGACTTCTTCTCGTGTGCCCCAGAGGCCCCTGGGACAGTCCGCTG TAAGCCCGCCAGGTAAGACAAACTCATCAAGCCCAGGGAGGAGGAATATCTCTGGAATCCCAAGCCCACCTTCAGG TGTGGGAAATAAGGCCAAAGGTGTAAGCTCAGGCTACGGaggtgtgtgtggaggtgtgaaGAACTCTCAGTTTGGAATAGGagccaacaaaaagaaagctgaCACCAACATGTCCGG GAATGACGTCAACGTCGGTAACGGCGGCATGAAGAGCAAGTTCTGCCACGCCTGTGGTGCCAAGTACCCCGTTGACTCTGCTAATTTCTGCTGTGAATGTGGGATTCGGAGGATGTGCATCTGA